One stretch of Candidatus Bathyarchaeia archaeon DNA includes these proteins:
- the psmB gene encoding archaeal proteasome endopeptidase complex subunit beta encodes MASNNAVNQLIVKGTTTTGVVCKDGVILASDTRVTMGYYVAHKQGKKVYKIDDHIGMTIAGSVADAQKVIDIITANAQLYRINLNRPMPINAAARMTSNLLFSARGLMAQILVGGVDSTGPHLYNLDPYGSVTEETVTSTGSGSPLAIGVLEDKFKTDMTVEEALPVIARAVNAAMKRDVASGNNYNIIVINGQGYRELTDSEKQELLKKGS; translated from the coding sequence ATGGCAAGCAATAATGCAGTTAACCAGTTAATAGTTAAGGGGACAACAACCACTGGAGTCGTCTGCAAAGACGGCGTAATCTTAGCCTCCGACACAAGAGTAACAATGGGCTACTACGTTGCACATAAACAGGGCAAAAAAGTCTACAAAATCGACGACCACATCGGCATGACCATCGCTGGCAGCGTCGCCGACGCCCAAAAAGTCATTGACATAATAACTGCCAACGCCCAACTCTACCGCATAAACCTCAACCGACCCATGCCCATTAACGCCGCAGCCCGCATGACAAGCAACCTGCTCTTCTCCGCAAGAGGCTTGATGGCGCAAATTCTAGTTGGCGGCGTGGACAGCACCGGACCACACCTGTACAATTTAGACCCTTACGGCAGCGTAACCGAAGAAACAGTCACCAGCACAGGTTCAGGCTCCCCGCTGGCAATCGGAGTTTTAGAGGACAAATTCAAAACGGACATGACTGTAGAAGAAGCCCTGCCAGTCATCGCACGCGCAGTCAACGCGGCAATGAAACGTGACGTAGCAAGCGGCAACAACTACAACATCATCGTCATAAACGGACAAGGATACCGAGAGCTCACTGACTCCGAAAAACAGGAGCTCCTCAAAAAGGGAAGTTAA
- a CDS encoding DUF433 domain-containing protein has translation MKTESELLERIVVDPKVMSGRPVVKGTRITVEQVLKLLAQSLSPKEILKDYPHLTKDDISAVLLYAAKVAAEEEVFPVTIP, from the coding sequence ATGAAAACTGAATCAGAACTCTTGGAGCGGATTGTTGTGGACCCTAAAGTTATGAGTGGAAGACCCGTGGTGAAGGGTACGCGAATCACCGTGGAGCAGGTGTTAAAGCTGCTTGCCCAGAGTCTGTCGCCTAAAGAAATCCTCAAAGACTATCCTCACTTAACAAAAGATGACATATCTGCAGTGCTGCTTTACGCTGCTAAAGTTGCTGCCGAAGAAGAAGTCTTCCCAGTAACCATCCCGTGA
- a CDS encoding DUF5615 family PIN-like protein, translated as MVDECTGVWVSKKLEQMGFDSVSVLECMKGASDEDIIQRAIKENRVLITNDKYFGRLAEFHKLPGIILLRLKDESIENKVKLVSFAVAVHGKAVLGNVMVVSEEKIRVRRIKKSKKA; from the coding sequence TTGGTTGACGAATGTACGGGCGTTTGGGTGTCTAAGAAGCTTGAACAGATGGGGTTTGATTCAGTATCCGTCCTTGAATGTATGAAAGGCGCTTCAGATGAAGACATAATTCAAAGAGCCATTAAAGAAAATCGAGTGCTAATCACTAACGATAAGTACTTTGGTCGGCTCGCAGAATTTCACAAACTACCTGGCATTATATTGTTAAGGTTGAAAGATGAAAGCATAGAAAACAAAGTCAAACTGGTTTCTTTCGCGGTTGCCGTTCATGGAAAAGCAGTTTTAGGAAATGTTATGGTTGTATCGGAGGAGAAGATAAGGGTACGGCGGATAAAGAAAAGCAAAAAAGCATAA
- a CDS encoding nitrous oxide reductase family maturation protein NosD, with the protein MNKHIAVIFILANLITSLTFTVYPAKASPQTIIVPDDYPSIADAVGNATDGATIFVRKGTYQEHSIEINKTLSLIGEAPNTTIIEDIDPQVLVLPTQLLPENSAPIKIAADNIKISGFTLTNGGNGISGTGSQTQITDNLITAPYGCINLKGSNITITQNIIENNANGGLSGYGIKCNGYYNTIASNRITGPNNYAITIEHESSLNVVCNNTIVDAGSIHVYGNRNVVAKNSLTHGGISIDGTSNTVYSNRIEGSGFGLVGYNNTFYANYLTYAVNVGSNVEDAANNIFYDNNFVGSTQVGGWIGVRGPNFWDNGVEGNFWSDYNGTDSNNDGIGDFPYTIDANNQDNYPLMAPYNIDSVIAELPEWANTSPPTPPFPTPTPNSPPNTSTSTATPNPTQITPTLSTIATPTTTPALTNSTEASSSPSVTQQPSPSTSTPAASGGVGSPVDGLWIGVAVAVVVGVVVGVLFRRKRLGA; encoded by the coding sequence ATGAATAAGCACATCGCAGTTATCTTCATCCTCGCCAACCTCATTACCTCATTAACGTTCACAGTTTATCCCGCAAAAGCAAGTCCCCAAACCATAATTGTACCCGACGATTATCCAAGCATTGCGGATGCAGTTGGCAACGCCACAGACGGCGCCACAATTTTCGTTAGGAAAGGAACCTATCAAGAACACTCAATTGAGATAAACAAAACGTTATCGCTTATAGGCGAAGCCCCCAATACCACCATAATAGAGGACATAGACCCTCAAGTGCTCGTACTTCCCACCCAACTTCTACCAGAAAACAGCGCACCAATCAAAATTGCCGCCGATAACATCAAAATCTCAGGCTTCACCCTCACCAACGGCGGCAACGGCATCTCAGGAACAGGCAGCCAGACACAAATAACCGACAACCTCATAACAGCACCATATGGCTGCATAAACCTCAAAGGCTCAAACATAACCATCACACAAAACATCATAGAAAATAACGCTAACGGTGGCCTCAGTGGTTATGGCATCAAATGCAATGGATACTACAACACAATTGCTTCAAACAGAATTACTGGACCAAACAACTATGCAATTACCATAGAACACGAAAGCTCCTTAAACGTAGTATGTAACAACACCATAGTAGATGCGGGCAGTATACACGTATACGGCAACAGAAACGTAGTTGCCAAAAATAGCCTAACTCATGGCGGCATCTCAATAGACGGAACATCTAACACTGTCTATTCAAACAGAATCGAAGGGTCTGGTTTTGGTCTTGTTGGCTATAACAATACTTTCTATGCGAACTACTTGACATACGCTGTAAACGTTGGAAGCAACGTAGAAGATGCAGCAAATAATATTTTTTACGATAATAACTTTGTCGGCAGTACACAAGTTGGGGGCTGGATCGGCGTACGTGGACCTAACTTTTGGGATAATGGTGTTGAGGGTAACTTTTGGAGCGATTATAACGGTACAGACAGCAACAACGACGGGATAGGCGATTTTCCATACACAATTGACGCTAACAATCAAGACAACTACCCACTTATGGCACCATATAACATAGACAGTGTAATCGCAGAACTGCCCGAATGGGCAAACACCTCGCCGCCAACACCGCCTTTTCCGACACCCACACCAAATTCGCCTCCAAACACCTCAACCTCAACAGCAACACCAAACCCAACCCAAATCACCCCAACTCTATCCACAATCGCAACACCCACGACTACACCAGCATTAACGAATTCAACTGAAGCATCTTCTTCGCCGTCCGTAACGCAGCAACCTTCCCCATCTACCTCCACACCGGCGGCAAGCGGCGGCGTAGGTTCGCCGGTGGATGGGTTGTGGATTGGGGTAGCAGTTGCCGTTGTTGTAGGCGTGGTGGTTGGGGTTTTGTTTAGACGAAAACGTTTGGGTGCCTAG
- a CDS encoding cyclic nucleotide-binding/CBS domain-containing protein, with translation MASNVVVKDIMTKNVPVVHNENSMQEVIDMMVKDDLSYMMVEMQGKPTGIMTEHDILVRLVSQGLSPKSVIARMVYTNPIFTIDEDASIDEAVQMMNHWGVKHLPVTGKQGELVGVLTADNVILEVPSKIPELTELCRPGYKRVR, from the coding sequence TTGGCAAGCAATGTCGTAGTAAAAGACATTATGACAAAGAATGTTCCCGTAGTCCACAACGAAAACTCAATGCAGGAAGTTATCGACATGATGGTCAAAGACGACTTAAGCTACATGATGGTTGAAATGCAGGGCAAACCAACCGGCATCATGACTGAACATGACATCCTTGTCCGCCTTGTAAGCCAAGGGCTATCACCTAAATCAGTCATAGCCCGCATGGTCTACACCAACCCCATCTTCACCATCGACGAAGACGCCTCAATCGACGAAGCAGTTCAAATGATGAACCACTGGGGAGTCAAACACCTACCAGTCACTGGAAAACAAGGCGAACTCGTGGGCGTACTCACCGCAGACAACGTCATCCTCGAAGTTCCCTCAAAAATTCCTGAACTAACCGAACTCTGCCGCCCCGGCTACAAACGCGTAAGATAA
- a CDS encoding CTP synthase, protein MVKYLFVTGGVLSSVGKGILTSSIGKMLQSRGVKVTVIKIDPYVNVDAGTMNPYMHGEVFVTDDGGETDLDLGWYERFLDLSLKQENNITTGSIYKAVIEKERKGDFLGRCVQIIPHVTNEIKNHFRKIAKTSNAEVVLTEVGGTVGDIEGLPFLEAIRQMRLEEGPENTLYVHVALVPILDVTQEMKTKPLQHSVNELRRIGIQPDIIVARSQKMIDAEALRKIALFGTIPENAVFCSYNAESVYQVPLILDRQGMGDFICQRFNYTCAKPDFAPWKKFVDAAVKPEHEVNIALIGKYAGLTDSYVSMSEALRHGGAANKAKVCITYMEAEKFEQNPGCVNELKNFDGIFVPYGFGPRGTEGKMAAAKFARENDIPFLGICYGFQIATIEFARNVCGLKGANSTEIDPDTPHPVIDLMPEQRGIEAKGATMRLGAHKIKLEKGTMAYNLYKTDEAYERHRHRFEVNLDYLEVLSKNGMVYSGKSADGRRMETLELPDRYFYFASQFHGEFKSRPGRPSPEYYGFITACLSKKNGEAKPTFS, encoded by the coding sequence ATGGTGAAGTACCTTTTTGTTACTGGAGGAGTGTTGAGCTCAGTTGGCAAAGGAATCTTAACCAGCTCAATTGGCAAAATGCTCCAAAGCCGCGGCGTAAAAGTCACAGTTATAAAAATTGACCCCTACGTCAACGTTGACGCAGGAACCATGAACCCCTACATGCATGGGGAAGTTTTTGTCACTGACGACGGCGGCGAAACCGACCTCGACTTAGGATGGTATGAGCGGTTTTTGGACTTGAGTCTAAAACAAGAAAACAACATAACCACAGGGTCAATCTACAAAGCAGTCATAGAAAAAGAACGCAAAGGCGACTTTCTGGGCAGATGCGTCCAAATCATCCCCCACGTAACCAACGAAATCAAAAACCACTTCCGCAAAATCGCCAAAACATCCAACGCTGAAGTTGTCCTCACCGAAGTAGGCGGAACCGTCGGCGACATCGAGGGGCTACCGTTTCTGGAAGCTATCCGCCAAATGCGTCTGGAAGAAGGCCCAGAAAACACGCTTTATGTGCATGTGGCGTTGGTTCCCATTTTAGATGTGACTCAGGAAATGAAGACCAAGCCGTTGCAGCACAGCGTTAACGAGTTGCGCCGCATCGGTATTCAACCTGACATTATTGTTGCCCGCAGCCAAAAGATGATTGACGCAGAAGCCCTGCGCAAAATCGCCTTGTTTGGCACCATCCCCGAAAACGCGGTGTTCTGCAGCTACAACGCAGAATCGGTCTATCAAGTGCCTCTTATCTTGGACCGGCAAGGCATGGGTGACTTCATCTGCCAACGCTTCAACTACACCTGTGCTAAACCAGACTTCGCGCCCTGGAAAAAGTTTGTTGACGCCGCAGTGAAGCCTGAACACGAAGTAAACATTGCCTTGATTGGCAAGTATGCAGGGTTAACCGACAGCTACGTGAGCATGAGTGAGGCTCTGCGGCACGGTGGAGCTGCGAACAAAGCCAAAGTCTGCATAACGTACATGGAAGCCGAAAAATTTGAGCAGAACCCCGGCTGCGTTAACGAACTCAAAAACTTCGACGGCATATTTGTGCCCTACGGGTTTGGCCCCAGAGGAACGGAAGGGAAAATGGCAGCGGCAAAATTTGCCCGAGAAAACGACATCCCCTTCTTGGGCATTTGTTACGGCTTCCAAATTGCCACAATTGAGTTTGCCCGCAACGTGTGCGGCTTAAAAGGCGCCAACAGCACCGAAATTGACCCCGACACACCGCACCCCGTGATTGATTTGATGCCTGAACAGCGCGGCATCGAAGCTAAAGGCGCCACCATGCGTTTGGGAGCACACAAAATAAAGTTGGAGAAAGGCACCATGGCATATAACCTGTACAAGACTGATGAGGCATATGAGCGTCACCGCCACCGATTCGAAGTGAACTTGGACTATTTGGAAGTGTTAAGCAAGAACGGCATGGTTTACTCCGGCAAAAGCGCCGACGGCAGACGCATGGAAACCCTTGAGTTACCTGACCGATACTTCTACTTTGCTTCGCAGTTTCATGGCGAATTCAAAAGTCGCCCAGGTCGACCCTCACCCGAATACTACGGGTTTATCACAGCGTGTTTGAGCAAAAAAAATGGTGAGGCAAAGCCCACTTTTTCTTAA
- a CDS encoding zinc-ribbon domain-containing protein, protein MVYCTKCGTLNPDDAVVCIKCAAPLQHTAVVQEEWGANWHRKYYDHEHYVKRSGLGTIFAGILIVIVGLTLFFSIYYEAAVNWGALWAGIIMLLGLWLIIVAFRIRRRHQRL, encoded by the coding sequence ATGGTTTACTGCACAAAATGCGGAACTCTAAACCCTGACGACGCCGTTGTCTGCATCAAATGCGCTGCACCCCTTCAGCATACCGCCGTTGTGCAAGAAGAGTGGGGCGCAAATTGGCACAGAAAATACTACGACCATGAACACTACGTGAAGCGAAGCGGTTTGGGCACCATTTTTGCGGGCATCCTGATTGTCATTGTCGGCTTGACGTTGTTTTTCTCAATATACTACGAGGCGGCAGTGAACTGGGGCGCTTTGTGGGCTGGAATTATTATGTTGCTGGGATTGTGGCTGATAATTGTTGCATTCCGTATAAGGCGCAGACATCAACGGCTTTAA